The following coding sequences are from one Comamonas koreensis window:
- a CDS encoding site-specific DNA-methyltransferase, protein MTNKNNPKFQELVAKLREIFQIDRPELDFGIYRILNARAGEINDYLQNRLAEKVQQALSAGSTESNKQLQVELQEAEKKAQALGVSPEAVPKVLELRTKLQETAAGNNEHENAVFSHLLTFFSRYYQNGDFISQRRYKGDTYAIPYAGEEVMLHWANKDQYYTKSGENFSNYSFKLEDGRTVHFRLAAADTAKDNRKDNDKERRFALVAAKTVTRVDENGDEVEEELVPVAEVSGSDGDQELIIRFEYAAQPKGTKQEVLVTKAVEVVLADAVVKARWLALGQRAPTEKNPQRTLLEKHLNDYTTKNTADYFIHKDLGGFLRRELDFYIKNEVIHLDDVQNASAFADIEKNLRMIQCLRGIALELITFLAQLEDFQKMLWLKKKFVVSSHYCITLDRVPEALWEEVAANEQQWARWKQLGVWDGDGAGTVDDLKGAPYRMVDTSLFLTDFTARLLNQVADIDETTNGILVHGDNFQGLSLLQTKYKSEVNCIYIDPPYNTDATVIEYKNGYRDSSWLSLISSRLPAGKSLLREEGVHILTIDDYEHSAVRQLLDIEFGSENFLATAVIRNNPSGRSTVKGFSVNHEFAIFHGANAERSSVGRLEHNDEQKGRYDLIDEVGPYEWENFRKSSAGSDRASRPKQFYPIYVNKNTLSLRIPELRWIDEITAYDILDQPESTELIVYPVDGSGTEKVWRWGLERARKDSNTLMAKWTKDDTRLEVYGRKYLNQEGLLPRTWWDKPDYSARDNGTRLLRDMFESNVPFDFPKALNAVIDSIKIGCTAPYGIVLDYFGGSGTTAHAAIELRRTAKMAGKDYDVKFILIEQGEYFDAVTKSRAIKATYSSKWKDGKPTEPKSGFSNCFKVIKLESYEDTLNNLQLRRTSAQGDLLNTLPQQAKEDYLLNYLLDVESRGSLLSVEDFKKPFDYTLNVAVDSAGAFEPRKIDLVETFNFLIGLRVKHIDAQPQRGFVTVTGTLPSGETCLVLWRDCDVLDYEGISKLCDKLAINPADNEFDVVYINGDHNIPTVLTQTAEEGGVTRVLKLRQIEPEFLERMFSVEDI, encoded by the coding sequence ATGACTAACAAAAACAATCCGAAATTCCAGGAGCTCGTCGCCAAGTTGCGCGAGATCTTTCAGATAGATCGTCCAGAACTGGATTTCGGTATCTACCGCATCCTCAACGCCCGCGCGGGCGAGATCAATGACTACTTGCAAAACCGGCTGGCGGAGAAGGTCCAACAAGCGCTCTCTGCAGGCTCTACCGAAAGTAACAAGCAACTGCAAGTCGAGTTGCAGGAAGCCGAGAAGAAGGCCCAAGCCTTGGGCGTCAGCCCCGAAGCCGTGCCCAAGGTGCTGGAACTGCGCACAAAGCTGCAGGAGACAGCAGCAGGCAATAACGAACACGAAAATGCTGTGTTCTCCCATCTGCTGACCTTTTTCTCGCGGTATTACCAAAATGGCGACTTTATTAGCCAGCGCCGCTACAAGGGCGATACCTACGCCATCCCGTACGCGGGCGAAGAGGTGATGCTGCACTGGGCCAACAAGGATCAGTACTACACGAAGAGCGGCGAGAACTTCAGCAACTACAGCTTCAAGTTGGAAGATGGCCGCACGGTGCATTTCCGCCTCGCCGCCGCCGACACCGCCAAAGACAACCGCAAGGACAACGACAAGGAACGTCGATTTGCCCTGGTAGCGGCCAAGACCGTTACCCGCGTGGATGAAAACGGCGACGAGGTCGAAGAAGAGCTGGTGCCAGTGGCGGAAGTTTCAGGCAGTGACGGCGACCAGGAGCTGATCATCCGCTTCGAGTACGCTGCCCAGCCCAAAGGCACCAAGCAGGAGGTGCTGGTCACCAAGGCCGTAGAGGTCGTGCTGGCGGACGCAGTCGTCAAGGCCCGCTGGCTGGCCCTGGGCCAGCGCGCACCTACAGAGAAAAACCCGCAGCGCACCCTGCTGGAAAAACACCTGAACGACTACACCACCAAGAACACGGCGGACTACTTCATCCACAAGGATCTGGGTGGTTTCCTGCGGCGTGAGCTGGACTTCTACATCAAGAACGAAGTCATACATCTAGATGATGTGCAGAACGCGAGCGCGTTCGCGGACATCGAGAAGAACCTTCGGATGATCCAGTGCTTGCGCGGCATCGCGCTGGAGCTGATCACTTTCTTGGCCCAGTTGGAGGACTTCCAAAAAATGCTGTGGCTTAAGAAGAAGTTCGTGGTTTCCAGCCACTACTGCATCACGTTGGATCGGGTGCCGGAAGCGCTATGGGAGGAGGTGGCGGCGAACGAGCAGCAGTGGGCGCGGTGGAAACAGCTGGGCGTTTGGGATGGCGATGGGGCCGGCACGGTGGATGACTTGAAGGGTGCACCGTATCGAATGGTGGATACGAGTCTGTTTTTGACCGATTTCACAGCCCGTTTGCTGAATCAAGTGGCCGATATAGACGAAACAACAAATGGCATTCTCGTACACGGCGACAACTTTCAAGGGCTCTCTCTTCTTCAAACGAAGTACAAGAGCGAAGTTAACTGCATTTATATCGACCCCCCATACAACACAGATGCAACCGTAATTGAATATAAAAATGGCTACAGGGACTCAAGTTGGCTTTCTTTGATTTCTTCTCGCTTGCCTGCTGGCAAGAGTCTTCTTCGAGAAGAGGGTGTTCATATATTGACAATTGATGACTACGAACACTCGGCCGTGAGGCAACTTTTGGATATTGAGTTCGGATCAGAAAATTTCCTGGCAACAGCTGTAATCAGAAACAATCCATCCGGAAGATCAACTGTTAAGGGATTTTCTGTGAACCATGAATTCGCAATTTTTCATGGTGCCAACGCGGAAAGATCTAGTGTCGGGAGGCTAGAGCATAACGATGAGCAAAAAGGAAGATACGACCTCATAGATGAAGTTGGACCATACGAGTGGGAGAACTTTAGAAAAAGCAGCGCAGGATCAGATAGGGCCAGTCGGCCAAAGCAGTTTTATCCAATCTATGTAAACAAAAATACCTTGTCGCTAAGGATTCCTGAACTTAGGTGGATCGACGAAATTACTGCGTATGACATTTTGGATCAGCCTGAATCTACTGAACTGATCGTTTATCCGGTTGATGGAAGCGGCACGGAAAAGGTTTGGCGCTGGGGGCTTGAAAGAGCAAGAAAAGATTCGAATACTCTTATGGCTAAGTGGACCAAGGACGATACACGCCTTGAAGTTTACGGGCGCAAGTATCTAAATCAAGAGGGTTTGCTCCCAAGAACCTGGTGGGACAAACCTGATTACTCAGCCCGAGACAATGGAACCAGATTACTGCGAGATATGTTCGAGTCGAATGTGCCATTCGATTTTCCAAAAGCTTTAAATGCGGTTATTGACAGCATAAAAATTGGATGCACAGCACCTTACGGCATCGTACTCGACTACTTTGGTGGAAGCGGAACTACGGCTCATGCTGCTATCGAATTGCGACGAACCGCCAAAATGGCTGGAAAAGACTACGATGTTAAATTTATCCTCATCGAACAAGGAGAGTACTTTGATGCGGTAACGAAATCGCGAGCAATCAAGGCCACTTATTCTTCGAAGTGGAAAGATGGTAAGCCGACAGAACCAAAATCTGGTTTTTCCAATTGCTTCAAGGTCATTAAGCTCGAAAGCTACGAAGACACCCTGAACAACCTGCAACTGCGCCGTACGTCCGCGCAGGGCGATCTGCTGAACACCCTGCCGCAGCAGGCCAAGGAGGACTACCTGCTCAACTACCTGCTAGACGTGGAAAGCCGTGGCTCGCTACTGTCGGTAGAGGATTTCAAGAAGCCCTTCGACTACACCCTCAACGTGGCCGTGGACTCGGCGGGCGCGTTCGAGCCGCGCAAGATCGATCTGGTCGAGACCTTCAATTTCCTGATCGGCCTGCGGGTCAAGCACATCGACGCCCAGCCGCAGCGCGGCTTCGTCACGGTCACCGGCACGCTGCCCAGTGGTGAAACCTGCCTCGTGCTGTGGCGCGACTGTGATGTTCTGGACTACGAAGGCATCAGCAAGCTCTGCGACAAACTGGCCATCAACCCGGCGGACAACGAGTTCGACGTGGTTTACATCAACGGCGACCACAACATCCCCACCGTGCTGACGCAAACCGCCGAGGAAGGCGGTGTCACCCGCGTGCTCAAGCTGCGCCAGATCGAGCCGGAGTTTCTGGAGCGCATGTTCTCCGTGGAGGACATCTGA